One Miscanthus floridulus cultivar M001 unplaced genomic scaffold, ASM1932011v1 os_1390, whole genome shotgun sequence DNA segment encodes these proteins:
- the LOC136533979 gene encoding putative F-box/FBD/LRR-repeat protein At4g03220, with protein sequence MEATQSGGPLAVKTSEDDAGVDRLSTLPDDTLIRILIRLYDAAAACRTSVLSSRWLRFWLLLPELRYLSVGTLDADAESVAAWLPSMARRLTGHLSFTNHAPGRDIDDDDGGGGGEERVTLELRCLSATSVTLGLGCGLGIAVAPIGVFTRLTDISLTRVLFRGPCTLSDAVSSPRCPCLVKLTVRGARGLDNLTIRSDSLREMTLDKVRGLGQLAVASPALEYLSVFGCASFLIGFSRSPTSQRLR encoded by the exons ATGGAGGCAACCCAGAGCGGCGGTCCGCTCGCCGTCAAGACCTCCGAGGACGACGCCGGCGTGGACAGGCTCAGCACGCTCCCCGACGACACCCTGATCCGTATCCTCATCCGCCTCtatgacgccgccgccgcctgtcgGACCAGCGTGCTGTCCAGCCGCTGGCTCCGCTTCTGGCTGCTCCTCCCGGAGCTTCG TTACCTCAGCGTCGGGACACTGGACGCCGACGCCGAGTCCGTGGCGGCCTGGCTCCCCTCCATGGCGCGCCGCCTCACCGGCCACCTCAGCTTCACGAACCACGCACCGGGGAGAGACATCGATGACgacgatggtggcggcggcggtgaggaAAGGGTCACCCTTGAGCTGCGCTGCCTGAGCGCCACCAGCGTGACCCTCGGCCTCGGGTGCGGCCTGGGGATCGCCGTCGCGCCCATCGGCGTCTTCACTCGGCTCACTGACATCTCCCTGACCCGCGTCCTGTTTCGCGGCCCGTGCACGCTCAGCGACGCGGTCTCGTCCCCGCGGTGCCCCTGCCTGGTCAAACTCACGGTCCGCGGCGCCCGAGGCCTGGACAACCTCACGATCCGTTCGGATTCTCTCCGGGAGATGACGCTGGACAAGGTGCGCGGCCTGGGACAGCTCGCCGTGGCTTCGCCGGCCCTTGAGTACCTGAGCGTGTTTGGCTGCGCTTCATTTTTGATTGGGTTCAGCCGGTCGCCGACATCTCAGCGCCTGCGCTGA